Proteins from a genomic interval of Polaribacter sejongensis:
- a CDS encoding hybrid sensor histidine kinase/response regulator transcription factor, which produces MQLKWCITFILSLCIFFCAPIEAQNKTQIFNFETIKEGISKVGIYTIIQDNYGFIWIGTNGAGLYKFDGLDYTSYKFKQEDATSISSDLVFSSYLDKNNNLWIGTEDGLNLYDRDLDQFKKISVGLLENANISVLSILECRGNLYIGTRLNGLFKLNLKTNKIQRIACKPAINSIQKDKNGTIFLGTSLGLRKLDTLNSVILKPKEIEGATIFNFDIPIQTLLVDTNNNLWAGSYTKGVFKYQLKDNNIVSFSQFSITEKRILSLVELADKTFLFGSENDGLFHMDSNGVFTKNYRYNKKDKNSIRSNSIWSLFVDNNERIWMGYYNSGVVVSDHLFDKFDNIESVENNPNSLQIGSVTGIVKDANDKLWITMDGGGIDVFDIKTSKVDHINTSNDKTYSGLTSNHIQTIFIDSKKNIWAGSWDNGIYVLKDGFKNITNINIENSNGKLLSNAILSFAEDKDGIIWIGTFYAGVCSFNPKTHVLTHHNSQEFAKYGINTSDVRKILVDSDGAIWLGTTIGLFKINNNQGVLSVKSFVKPMANSNNNQRSSTHILSLYESTDNYLWIGTRGAGLCRYDKKTDEFKWFNKFSGLNEENIASIIEDKEGDIWVSGNSGITKLDLKTNEVVNYTMNDGLLSDDFNFNAVLKDEEGKLYFGNYKGVDFFNPKDLSTNSSVPSLYLTGLKIFNKDVVPNEENSPLTKTITETPSIEFNHKQSVFTIQYTGINYTRPEKNQYAYYLEGLEKSWNYVGNQRSATYTNLDYGDYIFKLKAANNDGLWNEKPLELKITILPPWWKSNLALIIYVLLFGLGVYLLNKITQNRLKEKELIKNERTQRLQQEDLNKKKLQFFTNISHEFRTPLTLILNPLKDMMRDETLNLPEKVKSKHSTIYRNSDRLFRLINELMDLRKLEFDKLKVRASELNLVDFTKNIVLFFKEEAANRNIFLTLDTEMSLIKTWADQNMLEKIIFNILSNAMKVTPDNGVINVNLIDNDEDYILPLISSTKAVKVVEIVISDTGKGLEEDQVDKIFERFYQVESLNKTYYGGTGIGLEVVSSFVNLHKGKIEVTSKINEGTTFRIILPKGKEYFSADEIKSFKLEADLPKKEINFIPENKISEIEENEEIEKIASKKYTILVVEDNTELRNYLKTELSKTYKVLSAINGVEGLKIAEKSFPDVILTDVIMPEMDGFEFCRRIKTDIKTSHIPLLMLTAKARIDDRIEGIEHGSDAYMTKPFDMRLLTLRLNQLITSRKLIFDKYFSEVSGAKENTNATSIDKEFINKVLAYIGENISNSSLSVEELANELNLSKSQSYRKIKSLTGQTPNELLRRIRLERAYQILETGSAFISEVGFKVGFSSASYFTKCFKAHFGKLPTEVVIKEK; this is translated from the coding sequence ATGCAACTTAAATGGTGTATTACTTTTATTTTGTCTCTATGCATATTTTTTTGTGCACCTATTGAGGCACAAAATAAAACGCAAATTTTTAATTTTGAAACGATAAAAGAGGGGATCTCTAAAGTTGGTATTTATACGATTATTCAAGATAATTACGGCTTTATCTGGATAGGAACCAATGGGGCTGGTTTGTATAAGTTTGATGGTCTTGATTATACTTCTTATAAATTTAAGCAAGAAGATGCAACATCTATAAGTAGTGACCTGGTGTTTTCTTCCTATTTAGATAAAAATAATAATCTTTGGATTGGTACAGAAGATGGTTTAAATCTTTATGATAGAGATTTAGATCAGTTTAAAAAAATATCTGTTGGTCTATTAGAGAATGCTAATATATCTGTTTTGAGTATTCTAGAATGTAGAGGTAACCTTTACATTGGTACAAGGTTAAATGGTTTATTTAAGCTTAATCTAAAAACCAATAAAATACAAAGAATAGCTTGTAAACCTGCTATAAATAGTATACAAAAGGATAAAAATGGTACAATATTTCTTGGTACAAGTTTAGGGTTAAGAAAACTAGATACGCTAAATTCTGTAATTTTAAAACCAAAAGAAATAGAGGGTGCTACTATTTTTAATTTTGATATACCTATTCAAACTTTGTTGGTAGATACTAATAATAATTTATGGGCAGGAAGCTACACAAAAGGTGTTTTTAAGTATCAACTTAAAGACAATAATATTGTTAGTTTTTCGCAATTTTCTATAACTGAAAAACGCATATTATCTTTAGTGGAATTAGCGGATAAAACCTTTTTATTTGGTTCCGAAAATGATGGTCTTTTTCACATGGATTCTAATGGAGTTTTCACAAAAAACTATCGCTATAATAAAAAAGACAAAAATAGTATTCGTTCAAATTCAATTTGGTCATTATTTGTTGATAATAATGAGAGAATATGGATGGGGTATTACAATAGTGGTGTTGTTGTAAGTGACCATTTATTTGATAAATTCGATAACATAGAAAGTGTAGAAAATAATCCGAATTCTTTACAAATCGGTTCAGTTACTGGTATCGTAAAAGATGCTAATGATAAATTATGGATAACTATGGATGGTGGAGGTATTGATGTTTTTGACATCAAAACCTCTAAAGTAGATCACATCAATACTTCTAATGATAAAACATATTCAGGACTTACAAGTAATCACATTCAAACTATTTTTATTGATAGTAAAAAGAATATTTGGGCAGGAAGTTGGGATAATGGGATTTACGTCTTAAAAGATGGATTTAAAAATATTACAAATATTAATATCGAAAACTCAAATGGAAAATTATTATCTAATGCCATTTTAAGTTTTGCAGAAGATAAAGACGGTATTATTTGGATAGGGACTTTTTACGCAGGTGTTTGTAGTTTTAATCCAAAGACACATGTTTTAACACACCATAATTCACAAGAATTTGCAAAATATGGTATAAATACAAGTGATGTTAGAAAAATATTGGTAGATAGTGATGGCGCTATTTGGTTAGGAACAACTATTGGCCTTTTTAAAATAAACAATAACCAAGGTGTATTAAGTGTAAAATCTTTTGTGAAGCCAATGGCTAATTCTAACAATAATCAAAGAAGTTCAACACATATATTATCCTTATATGAAAGTACAGATAATTATCTTTGGATTGGTACAAGAGGTGCTGGATTGTGTAGGTATGATAAAAAAACAGACGAATTTAAATGGTTTAATAAGTTTTCTGGTCTAAATGAAGAAAATATTGCAAGTATCATTGAAGATAAAGAAGGTGATATTTGGGTAAGTGGAAATTCTGGAATTACAAAACTAGATTTAAAAACAAATGAAGTTGTTAATTATACCATGAATGATGGTTTATTGTCTGATGATTTTAATTTTAATGCAGTATTAAAAGATGAAGAAGGAAAACTTTATTTTGGAAATTATAAAGGAGTAGATTTTTTTAACCCAAAAGACTTAAGTACAAATTCTAGCGTACCTTCTCTATATTTAACTGGGTTAAAAATATTTAACAAAGACGTGGTTCCTAATGAAGAAAACTCGCCACTCACAAAAACCATAACAGAAACACCAAGTATAGAGTTTAATCATAAACAGTCTGTATTTACCATCCAATATACAGGGATTAACTATACAAGACCAGAGAAAAATCAATATGCTTATTATTTAGAAGGTTTAGAAAAATCTTGGAATTATGTAGGCAATCAAAGAAGTGCTACCTATACCAATTTAGATTACGGAGACTACATTTTTAAGTTAAAAGCAGCAAATAATGATGGTCTTTGGAACGAAAAACCATTAGAATTAAAAATAACAATCTTACCACCTTGGTGGAAATCTAACTTGGCTTTGATTATCTATGTGCTACTTTTTGGGTTAGGAGTTTACCTTTTAAATAAAATAACACAAAATAGGTTAAAAGAAAAAGAACTCATTAAAAACGAGAGAACTCAAAGACTTCAACAAGAGGATTTAAATAAAAAGAAGTTACAGTTTTTTACAAATATTTCTCACGAATTTAGAACTCCTTTAACGTTGATCTTAAATCCTTTAAAGGATATGATGAGGGATGAAACTTTAAACTTACCAGAAAAAGTTAAATCTAAACACAGTACTATTTATAGAAATTCTGATAGATTATTTAGGCTTATAAATGAGCTAATGGATTTAAGAAAGTTAGAATTTGATAAATTAAAAGTAAGAGCATCAGAATTAAATTTGGTAGATTTTACCAAGAATATTGTACTGTTCTTTAAAGAAGAAGCTGCAAATAGAAATATATTTTTGACTTTAGATACAGAAATGTCGTTGATAAAAACATGGGCAGATCAAAATATGCTCGAAAAAATTATCTTCAATATTTTGTCAAATGCAATGAAAGTAACTCCAGATAATGGAGTGATTAATGTAAATTTAATAGACAATGATGAAGACTATATCTTACCACTAATTTCATCAACCAAAGCAGTAAAAGTAGTAGAAATTGTAATATCGGATACAGGAAAAGGGCTTGAGGAAGATCAGGTAGATAAAATATTTGAAAGATTTTATCAAGTAGAAAGTCTTAATAAAACTTACTATGGCGGTACAGGTATTGGACTGGAAGTAGTTAGTAGTTTTGTTAATTTACATAAAGGTAAGATTGAAGTAACAAGTAAAATAAATGAAGGAACTACGTTTAGAATAATTTTACCAAAAGGGAAAGAATATTTTTCTGCAGATGAAATTAAGAGTTTTAAATTAGAGGCAGATCTTCCTAAAAAAGAAATAAATTTTATTCCAGAAAATAAAATTTCAGAAATAGAAGAAAATGAAGAAATCGAAAAAATAGCCTCTAAAAAATATACTATTTTAGTTGTAGAGGATAATACAGAGTTAAGAAATTATTTAAAAACGGAATTAAGTAAAACATACAAGGTTTTATCGGCTATTAATGGTGTGGAAGGTTTAAAAATTGCTGAAAAATCTTTTCCAGATGTTATTTTAACAGATGTTATTATGCCAGAAATGGATGGTTTTGAGTTTTGTAGACGTATTAAAACAGATATTAAAACAAGTCATATTCCTTTATTAATGCTTACTGCAAAGGCAAGAATTGATGATCGTATTGAAGGAATAGAACATGGTTCTGATGCGTATATGACCAAACCATTTGATATGCGTTTGCTTACTTTAAGACTAAATCAATTAATTACCAGTAGAAAATTAATTTTTGATAAATACTTTAGTGAAGTTAGTGGCGCAAAAGAGAATACAAATGCTACCTCTATAGACAAAGAGTTTATTAATAAAGTTTTGGCATATATAGGAGAAAACATTAGTAATTCTAGTTTAAGTGTAGAGGAATTGGCTAATGAATTAAACCTAAGTAAAAGTCAATCATACAGAAAAATAAAATCTCTAACAGGACAAACTCCTAACGAACTGTTAAGAAGAATTAGATTAGAAAGAGCATATCAAATATTAGAAACGGGTTCTGCATTTATAAGCGAAGTTGGTTTTAAAGTAGGTTTCTCTTCTGCATCTTATTTTACAAAATGTTTCAAAGCACATTTTGGAAAACTTCCAACCGAGGTTGTTATCAAAGAAAAGTAA
- a CDS encoding DUF5060 domain-containing protein: protein MSISKRSFSLYFLVLVFNFTLFSQGRIEGKLEKWNKVTLSFNYKEFSENDEDNPFLNYRLNVTFKNGDEEITIPGFFAADGNAAETSAKKGVVWQVRFMPNKTGKWTYKVSFKKGNEIAINDDEKAGESVGFDNEIGSFVIKESQSSTEGRLVYKNERYLYYSESNKPFLKGGTDSPENFLAFYEFDETPASHKYLPHSKDWNQGDPTWQNGKGKNIIGALNYLASKGMNSVYFLTMNVQGDGDDVWPWTTKNEQTRFDTSKLDQWEIVFDHMDNLGLMLHIVTQETENELLLDIGELKTQRKLYYRELIARFAHHLAITWNLGEENGPVHWSPKGQNDADRKAMAKYIKTHDPYHNFVTLHTHSMPIEQDLYLEPLLGFEFLDGPSMQTNSPDSIHNITKKWIKESQLTRKNWVVSQDEIGPAEIGAKPDADDPEHNDIRHKVLWGNLMAGGAGVEWYFGYKFAHNDLNCEDWRSRDIVWNQTKHALDFFNKYLPFNKMHSADDLTDNPDDYVFAKNDEIYAIYLLEVKETKINLFGSTKRYVVKWYNPRTRGELVNGSVKKISGGSEKSIGFPPNKDKDWVALIKSTKKEKESTQEKEQKIISLNAIQDFDLLEKDGLSYYKDFPNNVLAINASEENNRNKFATAIAKFKGVTGVYNFTFVTTAENDGESEYVIKINGTTLDTIKNARVSESFKSIRHQVNAVFLHVNDIIEITSKAVTNGLILEGNETAWSRGRWNSITFTPKDYSLLKILADTKPFEEKDGMLEIEAENYHYKSNNSTKRNWVVRSLDDKISGVNYSKSANKNSYIQALPDTRVTHDDTLILGENFFPVSGTGGVISYKIKINNPGKYYIWVNALSTGTEDNGVHVGFNENWQESGARIQWCDGKNEWTWSSAQRMPDNHCGIEKTIYLNFDKSGEYVLSFSMREDGFKMDRFILTKNSIFIPN, encoded by the coding sequence ATGTCAATAAGCAAAAGAAGTTTTAGTCTCTATTTCTTAGTACTGGTTTTTAATTTTACTTTATTTTCTCAAGGAAGAATTGAAGGGAAATTAGAAAAATGGAATAAAGTAACACTTAGTTTTAATTATAAAGAATTTAGTGAAAACGATGAAGACAATCCATTCTTAAATTATAGATTAAATGTTACTTTTAAAAATGGAGATGAAGAAATAACAATTCCTGGTTTTTTTGCTGCAGACGGAAATGCTGCAGAAACAAGTGCTAAAAAAGGTGTTGTTTGGCAGGTGCGTTTTATGCCTAATAAAACTGGAAAATGGACCTACAAAGTTTCTTTTAAAAAAGGAAATGAAATAGCCATAAATGATGATGAAAAAGCTGGGGAATCTGTAGGTTTTGATAATGAAATAGGGAGTTTTGTCATAAAAGAAAGTCAAAGTAGTACTGAAGGAAGATTGGTTTACAAGAACGAACGTTATTTGTATTATTCAGAATCTAATAAACCATTTTTAAAAGGAGGTACAGACAGTCCAGAGAACTTTTTGGCATTTTATGAGTTTGATGAAACACCAGCATCTCACAAATATCTACCGCATTCTAAAGATTGGAATCAAGGAGACCCAACTTGGCAAAATGGAAAAGGAAAAAACATAATTGGAGCACTTAATTATTTGGCTTCTAAAGGAATGAATTCTGTCTATTTTTTAACCATGAATGTGCAAGGAGATGGTGATGATGTTTGGCCCTGGACTACTAAAAATGAACAAACTCGTTTTGACACAAGCAAACTAGATCAATGGGAAATAGTCTTTGATCACATGGATAATTTAGGTTTAATGTTGCATATTGTTACGCAAGAAACAGAAAACGAATTACTATTAGATATTGGCGAGTTAAAAACGCAGCGTAAATTATATTACAGAGAATTAATTGCAAGATTTGCACATCACTTAGCGATTACTTGGAATTTAGGAGAAGAAAATGGACCTGTTCATTGGTCTCCAAAAGGACAAAACGATGCGGATAGAAAAGCGATGGCTAAATATATTAAAACACATGATCCTTATCATAATTTTGTGACTTTACATACACATTCTATGCCTATAGAGCAAGATTTGTATTTAGAGCCTCTATTGGGTTTTGAGTTTTTAGATGGACCTTCTATGCAAACTAATAGTCCAGATTCAATTCATAATATTACAAAAAAATGGATTAAAGAATCTCAATTAACAAGGAAAAATTGGGTGGTTTCTCAAGATGAAATAGGACCTGCAGAAATAGGCGCAAAACCAGATGCAGATGACCCTGAGCATAATGATATAAGACATAAAGTATTATGGGGGAATTTAATGGCTGGTGGTGCTGGAGTAGAATGGTATTTTGGTTATAAATTTGCGCATAACGACTTAAATTGTGAAGATTGGAGATCGAGAGATATCGTTTGGAACCAAACAAAACACGCATTAGACTTTTTTAATAAGTACTTACCTTTTAATAAAATGCATTCTGCAGATGATTTAACAGATAATCCAGACGATTATGTTTTTGCTAAAAATGATGAAATTTATGCCATATACTTGCTAGAAGTAAAAGAAACTAAAATTAATTTATTTGGTTCAACAAAAAGATACGTTGTAAAATGGTATAATCCCAGAACTAGAGGGGAACTTGTAAATGGTTCTGTTAAAAAGATTTCTGGTGGAAGTGAAAAATCAATTGGTTTTCCACCAAATAAAGATAAAGATTGGGTTGCACTTATTAAATCAACCAAAAAGGAAAAAGAAAGTACTCAAGAAAAGGAGCAAAAAATCATCAGTTTAAATGCTATTCAAGATTTCGATTTATTAGAAAAGGATGGTTTGTCTTATTACAAGGATTTTCCAAACAACGTATTGGCAATTAATGCATCCGAAGAAAATAATAGAAACAAGTTTGCAACTGCAATTGCTAAATTTAAAGGAGTTACAGGTGTTTATAATTTTACTTTTGTAACCACTGCAGAAAATGATGGAGAATCTGAATATGTTATTAAAATTAATGGGACTACTTTAGATACTATTAAAAACGCTAGAGTTTCTGAGTCTTTTAAAAGTATTAGACATCAGGTTAATGCTGTTTTTTTACATGTAAATGATATCATCGAAATAACCTCTAAAGCAGTGACCAATGGTTTAATTCTTGAAGGAAATGAAACGGCTTGGTCTAGAGGGAGATGGAATTCTATCACTTTTACGCCTAAAGATTATTCGTTGCTAAAAATATTAGCAGATACAAAACCTTTTGAAGAAAAAGACGGAATGTTAGAAATTGAAGCAGAAAATTATCATTATAAGAGTAATAATAGCACCAAGAGAAATTGGGTTGTAAGATCTTTAGATGATAAAATAAGTGGTGTAAATTATAGTAAATCTGCTAATAAAAACAGCTATATCCAAGCATTACCAGATACAAGGGTTACACATGATGATACTCTTATTTTAGGTGAAAACTTCTTTCCGGTTTCTGGCACAGGAGGTGTTATTTCTTATAAAATAAAAATAAATAATCCAGGGAAATATTATATTTGGGTCAATGCACTTTCTACAGGTACAGAAGATAATGGAGTACATGTTGGTTTTAATGAAAATTGGCAAGAAAGTGGAGCAAGAATACAATGGTGCGATGGTAAAAATGAATGGACTTGGTCTTCTGCACAAAGAATGCCAGATAATCATTGTGGTATAGAAAAAACAATTTATTTAAACTTTGATAAATCAGGAGAATACGTGCTGTCTTTTTCTATGAGAGAAGATGGTTTTAAGATGGATCGTTTTATTCTAACAAAAAATAGTATTTTTATTCCTAATTAA